Proteins co-encoded in one Actinomadura luteofluorescens genomic window:
- a CDS encoding 3-hydroxyacyl-CoA dehydrogenase family protein, producing MTGGSFNRVGVVGLGTMGAGIAEVLARGGLAVVGIEVNREALERGRGNLESSTGRAVKRGKLSEDAQREILGRITLSTDFADLGDCDLVIEAVPERLDLKRTVFAELDRVCRDDAVLATNTSSLSVTNIAATTGRPTKIVGVHFFNPAPVMKLVEVIGTVLTEPEAVARVAALVEGLGKTPVTIGDRAGFVANRLLFGYLNQAATMLETGHATRDDIDAAMKAGAGLPMGPFTLMDLIGLDTCLEVLDAIYAESRDRRHAASPLLRELVTAGLLGRKTGRGFYTYDKSENAEEETAQAAAPTVGVVGVGPLADAVAALCDRAGARVGDSAAKLAGCDLIIEAAEDPEAARALLSAAVRAAAPGTVIAVTSVDGSAIRQAMATGRPSDVVGLHLPDPAGALAEMSATVATAPDVADRAEDLLARLGLTVVRCRDRAGFIVDALRLPYLNDAAAMLGAGYADADSIDAAMRLGCGYPTGPIADLDRIGPERAVTVLRALHAETRDPALAPAPLLVEHATAGKPLR from the coding sequence ATGACTGGTGGTTCGTTCAACAGGGTCGGGGTCGTCGGACTGGGCACGATGGGCGCGGGCATCGCCGAGGTGCTGGCGCGCGGCGGCCTCGCGGTCGTCGGCATCGAGGTGAACCGGGAGGCGCTGGAGCGCGGCCGCGGCAACCTGGAGTCCTCGACCGGACGGGCCGTCAAGCGCGGCAAGCTGAGCGAGGACGCCCAGCGCGAGATCCTCGGCCGGATCACGCTGTCGACCGACTTCGCCGACCTCGGCGACTGCGACCTCGTCATCGAGGCGGTCCCCGAGCGGCTCGACCTGAAGCGCACGGTGTTCGCCGAGCTCGACCGCGTGTGCCGGGACGACGCCGTCCTCGCCACCAACACCTCCTCCCTGTCGGTCACCAACATCGCGGCGACCACCGGCCGTCCCACCAAGATCGTCGGGGTGCACTTCTTCAACCCGGCGCCGGTCATGAAGCTCGTGGAGGTCATCGGGACCGTCCTCACCGAGCCGGAGGCCGTGGCCCGGGTCGCCGCCCTGGTCGAGGGGCTCGGCAAGACGCCGGTGACGATCGGGGACCGGGCCGGGTTCGTCGCCAACCGCCTGCTGTTCGGCTACCTGAACCAGGCCGCGACCATGCTGGAGACCGGGCATGCGACCCGCGACGACATCGACGCCGCGATGAAGGCGGGCGCCGGCCTGCCGATGGGCCCGTTCACCCTGATGGACCTGATCGGCCTGGACACCTGCCTCGAGGTGCTGGACGCGATCTACGCCGAGTCCCGCGACCGCCGCCACGCCGCCTCGCCGCTGCTCCGCGAACTCGTCACCGCCGGGCTCCTCGGCCGCAAGACCGGCCGCGGCTTCTACACCTACGACAAGTCGGAGAACGCCGAGGAGGAGACGGCCCAGGCCGCGGCGCCGACCGTGGGCGTCGTCGGCGTCGGGCCGCTCGCGGACGCGGTCGCCGCGCTGTGCGACCGGGCGGGCGCACGGGTCGGCGACTCCGCCGCCAAGCTCGCCGGCTGCGACCTGATCATCGAGGCGGCGGAGGACCCCGAGGCCGCGCGGGCGCTGCTGTCCGCCGCCGTCCGGGCCGCGGCGCCCGGCACGGTCATCGCCGTCACCTCGGTGGACGGCTCCGCGATCCGGCAGGCCATGGCCACCGGGCGCCCGTCCGACGTCGTCGGGCTGCACCTTCCCGACCCGGCCGGCGCCCTGGCGGAGATGTCCGCCACGGTCGCGACCGCGCCGGACGTCGCCGACCGCGCCGAAGACCTCCTCGCGCGCCTCGGCCTCACCGTCGTGCGCTGCCGCGACCGCGCCGGGTTCATCGTGGACGCCCTGCGCCTGCCGTACCTGAACGACGCCGCCGCCATGCTCGGCGCCGGATACGCTGACGCCGACTCCATCGACGCCGCGATGAGGCTCGGCTGCGGCTACCCGACCGGCCCCATCGCCGACCTCGACCGCATCGGGCCCGAGCGCGCCGTCACCGTCCTGCGCGCCCTGCACGCCGAGACCCGCGACCCGGCCCTCGCACCGGCCCCCCTCCTCGTGGAGCACGCGACCGCCGGAAAGCCGCTGCGTTAG
- a CDS encoding DUF397 domain-containing protein, with product MELIKWRKARRSEAQGDACVELARLPGGIGVRDSKAPDAGHLALSRETFRKLVEQCR from the coding sequence ATGGAGTTGATCAAGTGGCGCAAGGCTCGGCGAAGCGAAGCTCAGGGTGATGCATGCGTTGAGCTGGCTCGTTTGCCCGGTGGCATCGGCGTCCGCGACAGCAAGGCCCCGGACGCCGGTCACCTCGCCCTCTCCCGTGAGACGTTCCGGAAGCTGGTGGAGCAGTGCAGGTAG
- a CDS encoding SCO5389 family protein → MSLDVTPELLETAQKGEVGDADFVECIRTSLPYAWDMVSGLVARLQVDGGDFADNLTPPPDEKARGQLLRVLASDAMRGALERYFGVRLAFQNCHRVAVFPTGDSSAYRTFVTAREQILNQSPELRDC, encoded by the coding sequence ATGTCTCTCGACGTGACCCCGGAACTGCTGGAGACGGCGCAGAAGGGCGAGGTCGGCGACGCGGACTTCGTCGAGTGCATCAGGACCTCCCTGCCCTACGCCTGGGATATGGTCAGCGGCCTCGTCGCCCGGCTCCAGGTGGACGGCGGAGACTTCGCCGACAACCTCACCCCGCCGCCGGACGAGAAGGCGCGCGGCCAACTCCTCCGCGTCCTCGCGAGCGACGCCATGCGCGGCGCGCTGGAACGTTACTTCGGGGTGAGACTGGCGTTCCAGAACTGCCACCGCGTCGCGGTCTTCCCCACCGGGGACTCCTCCGCCTACCGGACGTTCGTCACGGCCCGCGAACAGATCCTCAACCAGTCCCCCGAACTCCGCGACTGCTGA
- a CDS encoding DUF397 domain-containing protein: MQVVTWRKSSQSVEGTSSQCVELAALSGGVGVRDSKAPEAGHLTFDRRDFRALLAELKRQA, from the coding sequence GTGCAGGTAGTCACTTGGCGCAAGTCCAGCCAGTCCGTCGAGGGAACGTCTAGCCAGTGCGTTGAGCTGGCCGCTCTGTCCGGCGGGGTCGGCGTGCGTGACAGCAAGGCGCCTGAGGCGGGGCATCTCACGTTTGATCGGCGGGACTTCCGGGCGCTGCTGGCGGAACTGAAGCGGCAGGCCTGA
- a CDS encoding HEAT repeat domain-containing protein, whose translation MGEPLAGLDGIDWAGLDHAYGSAEDVPGLLRALSSSDEEKREAAVGELFTNIFHQGSRYGASAAAVPFLVALAADPDTPERTWPLYLASALAIGYDEAHLPSGVDITAWREETARLRNSDPATEARRLDAWVAEAANEQERRARAFDRDHFDFAWALRSVEAELAAYDAVRTVLPTVRTLLGDDDAGVRAAAAYTAGWFPEEASATLSALDALLDAEQDPTVIAHALIAAGLLTGETPPAQSRDHLTTPAASGEQTPHAQTRDRLTVVGPAGGSTALARSREHLVAGPAGGRGFLSRCREHLAAAEPLPRWAAAIVLARLGAADAAVIAELAASSVSPPEGDAAFLEGDLRLYSALALVSLDEVPPDAVDAVLSGLSRTHGDASFPMAEAALRLAFGTPAVPLPRFADLTPAQQRTVRTIAELPPDSWRWGNLLELLRAWGLPTVHDECRRYAGLA comes from the coding sequence ATGGGCGAACCGCTGGCGGGGCTGGACGGTATCGACTGGGCGGGCCTCGACCACGCCTACGGCTCTGCGGAGGACGTACCCGGCCTACTCCGCGCCCTTTCCTCGTCCGACGAGGAAAAGCGGGAGGCGGCGGTGGGCGAGCTGTTCACCAACATCTTCCACCAGGGAAGCCGGTACGGCGCGTCCGCGGCGGCGGTCCCGTTCTTGGTCGCCCTCGCGGCGGACCCGGACACCCCCGAGCGCACCTGGCCGCTCTACCTGGCGTCCGCCCTGGCGATCGGTTACGACGAGGCACACCTGCCGTCCGGTGTCGACATCACGGCCTGGCGCGAGGAAACGGCGCGGCTGCGGAATTCCGACCCGGCGACCGAAGCGCGGCGGCTGGACGCGTGGGTCGCGGAGGCGGCGAACGAGCAGGAGCGCCGCGCCAGGGCCTTCGACCGGGACCACTTCGACTTCGCGTGGGCGCTGCGCTCCGTCGAGGCGGAACTCGCCGCCTACGACGCCGTCCGCACCGTTCTGCCCACCGTGCGGACCCTGCTCGGTGACGACGACGCCGGAGTGCGGGCCGCCGCCGCCTACACGGCAGGCTGGTTCCCCGAGGAGGCGTCCGCCACGCTCTCCGCACTGGACGCGTTGCTCGACGCCGAGCAGGACCCGACCGTCATCGCACACGCCCTCATCGCCGCCGGGCTGCTGACCGGCGAAACGCCCCCTGCCCAATCCCGCGACCACCTCACCACCCCCGCGGCGTCGGGCGAGCAAACGCCCCACGCTCAGACTCGTGACCGGCTCACCGTCGTTGGGCCTGCGGGCGGTTCAACGGCACTTGCTCGCAGCCGCGAGCACCTCGTCGCTGGGCCGGCGGGTGGCCGGGGGTTCCTCTCTCGGTGCCGAGAGCACCTGGCCGCCGCTGAGCCGCTGCCGCGTTGGGCGGCGGCTATCGTGCTCGCCCGTCTGGGCGCTGCCGACGCGGCCGTCATCGCCGAACTGGCGGCCTCCAGCGTGTCCCCGCCCGAGGGAGATGCGGCCTTTCTGGAAGGCGATCTGCGCCTCTACTCGGCGCTGGCCCTGGTGTCGCTGGACGAGGTGCCGCCCGACGCGGTCGACGCCGTCCTTAGCGGACTATCCCGTACGCACGGCGACGCGTCGTTCCCGATGGCCGAGGCGGCGCTGAGGCTGGCGTTCGGCACACCGGCCGTCCCGCTCCCCCGGTTCGCCGACCTCACTCCGGCGCAACAGCGGACGGTCCGCACGATCGCCGAACTGCCGCCCGACAGCTGGCGGTGGGGCAATCTGCTGGAGCTCCTCCGCGCCTGGGGCCTGCCCACCGTCCACGACGAGTGCCGCCGGTACGCCGGTCTCGCCTGA
- the nucS gene encoding endonuclease NucS yields the protein MRLVIARCSVDYAGKLTAHLPMALRLILIKADGSVSVHADDRAYKPLNWMNPPCSLREEVYEENGAVARWTVTHGKSGERLILTIEELLHDTSHELGIDPGLQKDGVEAHLQELLAEHITTLGDGYTLIRREFPTAIGPVDILCRDAASATVAIEIKRRGEIDGVEQLTRYLELLNRDPHLAPVRGVFAAQEIKPQARVLATDRGITCVTLDYDALRGIEHEGTLF from the coding sequence GTGCGTCTCGTTATCGCCCGCTGCAGCGTCGACTACGCCGGCAAGCTCACCGCCCATCTGCCGATGGCCCTCCGCCTGATCCTGATCAAGGCGGACGGGAGCGTGAGCGTGCACGCCGACGACCGCGCCTACAAGCCCCTCAACTGGATGAATCCGCCCTGCTCGCTGCGCGAGGAGGTCTACGAGGAGAACGGCGCCGTCGCACGCTGGACCGTCACGCACGGCAAGTCGGGCGAGCGGCTGATCCTCACCATCGAGGAGCTCCTGCACGACACCAGCCACGAGCTGGGCATCGACCCCGGCCTCCAGAAGGACGGCGTCGAAGCGCACCTCCAGGAACTGCTCGCCGAGCACATCACCACCCTCGGCGACGGCTACACCCTGATCCGCCGCGAGTTCCCCACCGCCATCGGCCCGGTCGACATCCTGTGCCGCGACGCCGCCAGCGCCACCGTCGCCATCGAGATCAAACGCCGAGGCGAGATCGACGGCGTCGAGCAGCTCACCCGCTACCTGGAGCTGCTGAACCGCGACCCGCACCTGGCCCCCGTCCGCGGCGTCTTCGCGGCCCAGGAGATCAAGCCCCAGGCCCGCGTCCTCGCCACCGACCGCGGCATCACCTGCGTCACCCTCGACTACGACGCCCTCCGCGGCATCGAGCACGAAGGCACCCTCTTCTGA
- a CDS encoding helix-turn-helix domain-containing protein, producing the protein MATRKPTPQTVAFGGEVSRLRRERDLSRIELANLTAVTRSYIAQVELGTTRCREEFASRLDKAMDCSPTLAEAWEDLLRSAAYPRFFVDYPKAESTAALLRAFEIMTVYGLFQTEAYMWALLGTEQAVEARLKRQGILKRQHPPKISIVLCEPVLYTEVGGPAIMKEQCEYLAEVAQLDNVALQIAPTGRHWGLGGSFNLATQATGEELLYMTNARGGVTTSDPGDILPVVSMFSFIQAHALNVSESNEFIRKAVARWS; encoded by the coding sequence CCGTCGCCTTTGGCGGAGAGGTCTCCCGTTTGCGGAGAGAGCGTGACCTTTCGCGAATCGAGCTGGCCAACCTCACGGCCGTCACTCGTTCCTACATAGCTCAGGTAGAACTCGGCACGACCAGGTGCCGCGAAGAATTCGCGAGCCGCTTGGACAAGGCCATGGACTGCTCGCCAACTCTCGCGGAAGCATGGGAAGACCTCCTGCGGTCGGCTGCCTACCCCAGGTTCTTCGTTGACTACCCCAAGGCTGAGTCCACGGCTGCGCTCTTGCGCGCCTTCGAGATCATGACGGTCTATGGGCTGTTCCAGACCGAGGCGTACATGTGGGCGCTGCTCGGGACGGAACAGGCCGTCGAGGCCCGTCTCAAACGTCAGGGGATCTTGAAGCGGCAACATCCCCCCAAGATCAGCATCGTGCTCTGTGAACCGGTTCTATATACCGAGGTCGGCGGCCCGGCCATCATGAAGGAGCAGTGTGAGTACCTTGCGGAAGTCGCTCAGCTGGACAACGTAGCCTTGCAAATTGCTCCCACCGGGAGACACTGGGGATTGGGTGGATCATTCAACCTGGCGACTCAAGCCACAGGAGAGGAACTGCTCTACATGACCAACGCCCGGGGCGGAGTGACCACTAGCGATCCGGGCGACATCCTGCCCGTAGTCAGCATGTTCTCGTTCATCCAAGCTCACGCGTTGAATGTGAGCGAGTCCAATGAGTTCATACGGAAGGCGGTCGCTCGATGGAGTTGA
- a CDS encoding serine/threonine-protein kinase — protein sequence MGEWKISGFREVRELGAGAQGRVVLARHEETGFPVAVKYVVVGPDPAPLESLRREAEMLARVQSPHVARLYQLVEGEHGAALVMEAVDGVSLKVVLAEHGRLDPQAALTVLKGSLLGLAAAHAVGVVHRDYKPANVVVPEDGRSKLIDFGIASAAGSASRSGTPSYMAPEQWEAGEAGPSADVYAATCVFYECVMGRRPFGADSAVGLRGQHLTAAVPLEDFSVPLRPLVARGLAKDPAERHAGAVEFVAELESVARAAYGDDWEGRGIRALAAAAAGLSMLFPLAAAGISAPAGTAAAGAAAGTAGAGGAGTSGTAVAGAGNTAAGFLAKASVVKAALVVAGATAAGTVGVVTYETTRPEAAAAPAVTLASLDRTYPDRVLRVQGGQYAQVKGLKNATVQTAANRALRVPLDQAVTFYKEWGKTAAARAACGGGTNLLAMSVVKGLTGPDLVSVRYVPKFQRRCGKGPGYFHPGFVVTVDLRTGRALTADDVFKPASFGKAGMTRLWDALPDGDDKLQLMRGHSGSGGFFNPLGRHAFFLDPQSPESPPMALPFFGKSRFGLVYAGLDGGVSEFDLGRTSAYDFAIAYGEVKDLFRPELAARLPV from the coding sequence GTGGGCGAGTGGAAGATCTCCGGGTTTCGCGAGGTGCGCGAACTCGGGGCGGGGGCGCAGGGACGCGTCGTTCTGGCGCGGCACGAGGAGACCGGGTTCCCGGTCGCGGTGAAGTACGTCGTCGTCGGGCCGGACCCGGCCCCGCTGGAGTCGTTGCGGCGCGAGGCCGAGATGCTGGCCCGGGTGCAGAGCCCGCACGTGGCCCGGCTCTACCAGCTGGTGGAGGGCGAGCACGGCGCCGCCCTCGTGATGGAGGCGGTCGACGGGGTCTCGCTCAAGGTGGTCCTCGCCGAGCACGGCCGGCTGGATCCGCAGGCGGCGCTGACCGTTCTGAAGGGGTCGCTGCTCGGGCTGGCGGCGGCGCACGCGGTGGGCGTCGTCCACCGGGACTACAAGCCCGCCAACGTGGTGGTGCCCGAGGACGGGCGCAGCAAGCTCATCGACTTCGGCATCGCGTCGGCCGCCGGCTCGGCGTCGCGGTCGGGCACCCCGTCCTACATGGCGCCGGAGCAGTGGGAGGCGGGCGAGGCCGGCCCGTCCGCCGACGTGTACGCGGCGACCTGCGTCTTCTACGAATGCGTCATGGGCCGGCGGCCGTTCGGCGCGGACAGCGCCGTCGGGCTGCGCGGGCAGCACCTCACCGCGGCCGTCCCGCTGGAGGACTTCTCCGTCCCGCTGCGCCCGCTGGTCGCGCGGGGACTGGCGAAGGACCCGGCGGAGCGGCACGCCGGGGCCGTGGAGTTCGTCGCCGAGCTCGAAAGCGTCGCCCGCGCGGCCTACGGGGACGACTGGGAGGGCCGCGGCATCCGCGCGCTGGCCGCCGCGGCGGCAGGCCTGTCCATGCTGTTCCCGCTCGCCGCCGCGGGGATCTCGGCGCCGGCGGGCACCGCCGCCGCGGGCGCCGCCGCCGGGACCGCGGGCGCGGGAGGCGCCGGAACGTCCGGGACCGCCGTCGCGGGCGCCGGGAACACGGCGGCGGGCTTCCTCGCCAAGGCGAGCGTGGTCAAGGCCGCGCTGGTCGTCGCGGGGGCGACCGCGGCGGGGACCGTCGGTGTGGTCACCTACGAGACGACGCGCCCGGAGGCGGCGGCAGCGCCCGCGGTCACTCTCGCCTCCCTGGACCGGACCTACCCCGACCGGGTGCTGAGGGTCCAGGGCGGCCAGTACGCGCAGGTCAAGGGGTTGAAGAACGCGACGGTCCAGACCGCGGCCAACAGGGCCCTGCGCGTCCCGCTCGACCAGGCCGTCACGTTCTACAAGGAATGGGGCAAGACCGCCGCCGCGCGCGCCGCCTGCGGTGGCGGGACGAACCTGCTCGCCATGAGCGTCGTCAAGGGCCTGACCGGCCCGGATCTGGTGTCGGTGCGCTACGTTCCGAAATTCCAGCGCAGATGCGGGAAGGGGCCCGGCTACTTCCACCCAGGGTTCGTCGTCACCGTCGACCTGCGCACAGGCCGCGCCCTGACGGCCGACGACGTCTTCAAGCCCGCCTCGTTCGGCAAGGCCGGAATGACAAGGTTGTGGGACGCGCTTCCGGACGGAGACGACAAGCTGCAGTTGATGCGGGGTCACTCCGGCTCGGGCGGGTTCTTCAACCCTCTCGGACGCCATGCGTTCTTCCTGGATCCCCAGTCCCCCGAGTCGCCCCCCATGGCGCTGCCGTTCTTCGGGAAGAGCCGGTTCGGCCTTGTCTATGCCGGGCTGGACGGAGGCGTGTCCGAATTCGATCTGGGCCGCACGAGTGCCTACGACTTCGCCATTGCCTACGGGGAGGTGAAGGACCTGTTCAGACCCGAACTGGCGGCCCGGCTCCCTGTTTAG
- a CDS encoding LLM class flavin-dependent oxidoreductase: MRLGIFLLAARFPGQDDAAALSRTVEAAVAAERAGFDDVWLAEHHFMSYGVVPSAAVLAGHLLAATSRVHVGTAVSVLSTQHPVALAEQATMLTLLSGGRFRLGVGRGGPWRDLEVFGTGLPRYEHGFAESLDLLLAWLRSDRLAWSGEHFAFREVPVVPRAPVPPPVTVACTSAATEALAAERGLPMLLGMHVGPDEKAAAVARHGDPSLPHVSTHVAQVADTREQAVAALMDGMPRWLGPGLEGYVAVDDRPRPSRDPVAYARRMCDLHPIGSPDDCAESLLATIERTGMRHLILLVEAAGSRAATLENIARLGQEVLPKIRAAT, encoded by the coding sequence GTGCGCCTCGGAATCTTCCTCCTCGCCGCCCGTTTCCCCGGTCAGGACGACGCCGCCGCCCTGTCCCGCACCGTCGAGGCCGCCGTCGCCGCCGAGCGTGCCGGGTTCGACGACGTGTGGCTCGCCGAACACCACTTCATGTCGTACGGGGTGGTCCCGTCCGCGGCCGTCCTGGCCGGGCATCTGCTGGCCGCCACCTCACGGGTCCACGTCGGGACGGCGGTGAGCGTGCTGTCCACGCAGCATCCGGTCGCGCTGGCCGAGCAGGCCACGATGCTGACCCTGCTGTCAGGCGGCCGCTTCCGGCTGGGTGTCGGGCGCGGCGGGCCGTGGCGCGACCTGGAGGTGTTCGGCACGGGCCTCCCCCGCTACGAGCACGGCTTCGCCGAATCCCTCGATCTCCTCTTGGCGTGGCTGCGTTCCGACCGTCTCGCGTGGTCGGGCGAGCATTTCGCCTTCCGCGAGGTGCCGGTCGTCCCGCGGGCTCCCGTCCCGCCCCCGGTGACGGTCGCCTGCACGTCCGCCGCGACCGAGGCGCTGGCGGCGGAACGCGGCCTGCCGATGCTCCTCGGCATGCATGTCGGGCCGGACGAGAAGGCCGCCGCCGTCGCCCGGCACGGCGACCCGTCCCTGCCGCACGTCTCCACCCATGTCGCCCAGGTCGCCGACACGCGGGAGCAGGCGGTCGCCGCCCTCATGGACGGGATGCCGCGCTGGCTCGGCCCCGGCCTGGAGGGATACGTCGCCGTGGACGACCGCCCGCGCCCGTCCCGCGACCCCGTCGCCTACGCGCGCCGGATGTGCGACCTCCACCCGATCGGCTCGCCGGACGACTGCGCCGAATCCCTCCTCGCCACGATCGAGCGAACCGGCATGAGACACCTGATCCTCCTGGTGGAGGCCGCCGGCTCCCGCGCCGCCACCCTGGAGAACATCGCCCGCCTGGGCCAGGAAGTCCTCCCCAAGATCCGCGCCGCCACCTGA
- a CDS encoding amidase family protein produces MAHDGLTAEELTMRCLNRIERLNPLLHAVISVNPYAPEEARRVDRLRASGFPLGPLAGIPVLVKDNIDTLGLPTTAGSEALRHVLPHRDAELVSRLRRSGAIILGKTNLTEWAAYRSNDVPNGWSPVGGQTRNPYVLDRSPYGSSSGSAVAAAAGLAPVTIGTETFGSIVSPAGMNSVVGFKPSMGRVSGDGIVPISPFQDTAGPITRNVADAAAVFLVIATPRRAIRLETALLAGTRIGVWRGVRNSSAKHSDVNRVLAEATAMLHELGATTVEVDLTVPDTSEVLSYEFKVSINDYLGTVGGDGPHDLGDLIAFRSHPDERTSDLGLAKFEQAQDSDMARRPSDYLEERAQITEEIRGSIGRVFGRHRLDAIMSPTNGRAPEVSERDFAWLHSCSPAAVGGYPSIAVPAGYADSQLPLGVSFTGRRNRDEELLGLAYSFEQATQARKRPLYLPTLPA; encoded by the coding sequence ATGGCGCACGATGGCCTGACCGCAGAAGAACTCACCATGCGGTGCCTGAACCGCATCGAGCGTCTGAACCCCCTGCTGCACGCCGTCATCAGCGTGAATCCGTACGCGCCGGAGGAGGCCCGCCGGGTCGATCGGCTTCGGGCCTCAGGCTTCCCGCTGGGACCGCTCGCCGGGATCCCGGTTCTGGTGAAGGACAACATCGACACCCTCGGCCTGCCCACCACGGCCGGCTCCGAGGCTCTGCGCCACGTCCTGCCGCACCGCGACGCGGAGCTGGTGTCCCGGTTGCGCCGAAGCGGCGCGATCATCCTGGGCAAGACGAACCTGACGGAGTGGGCCGCCTACCGCAGTAACGACGTACCCAACGGATGGAGCCCGGTCGGCGGCCAGACCAGGAATCCCTATGTCCTGGACCGGTCGCCCTACGGGTCGTCCAGCGGTTCCGCGGTCGCGGCGGCCGCGGGCCTGGCCCCGGTGACCATCGGCACCGAGACCTTCGGCTCCATCGTCTCGCCCGCCGGGATGAACTCCGTCGTGGGTTTCAAGCCCTCCATGGGGCGGGTCAGCGGGGACGGCATCGTGCCGATCTCGCCGTTCCAGGACACAGCTGGACCGATCACCCGGAACGTGGCCGACGCGGCCGCGGTGTTCCTGGTGATCGCCACGCCCCGCCGCGCGATCCGTCTGGAAACGGCCCTTCTGGCCGGGACCAGGATCGGCGTGTGGAGGGGTGTACGGAACAGCAGCGCGAAGCACTCAGATGTGAATCGTGTTCTCGCCGAAGCCACGGCGATGCTGCACGAACTGGGTGCGACCACCGTCGAGGTGGACCTGACCGTACCGGACACGTCCGAGGTGCTCTCCTACGAGTTCAAGGTGAGCATCAACGACTATCTCGGCACGGTCGGCGGCGACGGCCCGCACGACCTCGGCGACCTGATCGCCTTCCGGAGCCATCCGGACGAGCGGACGTCCGACCTGGGGCTGGCCAAGTTCGAGCAGGCCCAGGATTCGGACATGGCCCGCCGGCCGAGCGACTACCTGGAAGAACGCGCTCAGATCACCGAGGAGATACGCGGGAGCATCGGCCGCGTCTTCGGGCGTCACCGCCTGGACGCGATCATGAGCCCGACCAACGGCCGGGCGCCGGAGGTCTCCGAGCGCGACTTCGCCTGGTTGCACTCCTGCTCTCCGGCGGCGGTCGGCGGATACCCGAGCATCGCGGTCCCCGCCGGCTACGCCGACTCCCAGCTGCCGCTGGGGGTCTCGTTCACAGGCCGCAGGAACCGCGACGAGGAGCTGCTGGGACTCGCCTACTCCTTCGAGCAGGCGACCCAGGCCCGCAAGCGGCCCCTGTACCTGCCCACGCTCCCGGCCTGA
- a CDS encoding YybH family protein, with the protein MTARHETDETKIRQLVDGTAEWIRAKDLKALERVYTADVVSFDVEPPLQHVGVAAKLKNWTNVFTFFHEASYEVRDLTLTVGEDVAFGHCFGRLSGTLANGTTTSGMWVRATFGFRKVDDEWLIAHDQVSVPLDVATGKGVVDLQP; encoded by the coding sequence ATGACCGCACGGCACGAGACCGACGAGACGAAGATCCGGCAGCTGGTCGACGGCACCGCCGAATGGATCCGCGCCAAGGACCTGAAGGCCCTGGAGCGGGTCTACACGGCGGACGTCGTGTCCTTCGACGTCGAGCCGCCGCTCCAGCACGTCGGAGTCGCCGCGAAGCTGAAGAACTGGACGAACGTCTTCACGTTCTTCCATGAGGCGTCGTACGAGGTCCGCGACCTGACCCTCACCGTGGGCGAGGACGTGGCCTTCGGGCACTGTTTCGGCCGGCTCAGCGGCACGCTGGCGAACGGAACGACGACGAGCGGCATGTGGGTCCGGGCGACCTTCGGCTTCCGAAAGGTCGACGACGAATGGCTGATCGCCCACGACCAGGTCTCCGTGCCCCTCGACGTGGCGACCGGCAAGGGAGTGGTGGACCTCCAGCCCTGA
- a CDS encoding GNAT family N-acetyltransferase: MAVNQGLRIRPAEPDDYDRIVGVVDDWWGRPVTSILPRLFLDHFHRTSLVAEDGAGLAGFLIGLLSPSMPDAAYIHFVGVAPRLRGNGLARRLYHRFFDLAAAEHRTRVKAITSPQNQGSIAFHTAMGFTVTGPIPDYDGPTVDRVVFQLELTTPSAGAAQPEIRPAASVPPAAPGSPADQT; the protein is encoded by the coding sequence ATGGCCGTGAACCAGGGCCTGCGCATACGACCAGCCGAACCGGATGACTACGACCGAATCGTCGGCGTCGTGGACGACTGGTGGGGGCGGCCGGTCACGTCGATCCTGCCGCGCCTCTTCCTCGATCACTTCCACCGCACGAGCCTGGTCGCCGAGGACGGCGCCGGCCTGGCGGGGTTCCTCATCGGGCTCTTGTCGCCCTCGATGCCCGACGCCGCCTACATTCACTTCGTCGGCGTCGCACCCCGTCTTCGCGGCAACGGCCTCGCCCGTCGCCTCTACCACCGGTTCTTCGACCTGGCCGCGGCCGAGCACCGCACCCGGGTGAAGGCGATCACCTCTCCGCAGAACCAGGGTTCCATCGCCTTCCACACCGCGATGGGCTTCACGGTCACCGGCCCCATCCCCGACTACGACGGCCCCACGGTCGACCGCGTCGTCTTCCAGCTCGAACTCACCACACCCTCGGCAGGCGCAGCACAGCCGGAGATCAGGCCTGCCGCTTCAGTTCCGCCAGCAGCGCCCGGAAGTCCCGCCGATCAAACGTGA